One window of the Alicyclobacillus vulcanalis genome contains the following:
- a CDS encoding efflux RND transporter permease subunit, producing MQLAHFSIRRPVTITMLMIALVAVGLFSLLHLPEELYPKLNLPVAAVVTSWNGASPEEVEKQISHPLEQALEGLSGVNLIESQSTAGSSLVIVEFNYGVNLDEELNQMRSLVNRVEQALPSDASTPLVQQFDPNSLPIMRIAVYGSKRVPLQTVSDAAANVVEPAIERLNGVAGVQEAGGLVRQITVLVDPDKLKAYHLNIEQVVNAIAANNLSADAGQVHKGTLFIPLHVSGEISSPSDLGQLQIPLPLRGAVKLSQIAQIQDGHAPIDLVSTVNGAPAVTLSISQASDANIVQVSNSVWQALPSLEQQLPPGVHVEVLTDDAQPVRDTIHTVVNHTVLGFIFGILVILLILRSVRSTIVVAVAIPIATLSTFALMAAAGLSINSITLGSLAVGLGSLVDFSIVVLESIFRSRQRGLSPMEAAVVGTEEVGLAVFVAACAQVCVFAPSIFVPGIAGQFFRPLSLTVSFSHVAALFVALTFTPMLASRLLTGRRFEAPDRIPGLDAPMRWYAPFDWSARFMHGLTRVYRRLLAFSLSHRKIIFAITTLMFVASVAMVPKIGFELVPNVGEDEMTVSIETPPGTSLAATEQVAQRVEALARAHLHGIDQIDAQVGGNSYSALPATNQATLTVRFQDTISSREVEDMTAQFNQLTQSFSGATVTASAASANGASGPASDQISVQIQGPDVAELTRLANQVADAMRRVHGLEDIQNGATTAMPNVTLKLDPALLAQYGLTAQAVESVLKADVGGQIASTYDVNGNTYNIVVELPPSYAQNLAHLQDLTVENQQGVMVPVTKLGSVSDGFEPPSITHINGLRTVEVSATPYGITEGRAQLALSKELKSIQVPHGYSVGFGQGGAFLRQTMFDMLWAFAFSVALLYMLMASLFESLVTPFVIMFSLPPTFIGAALGLVLTHRSLNVDSAIGVIMVMGLVANNAIVLVDYANRLRRGGSNLRDALMEAGPVRLRPILMSTATTVLAMLPLVIGYGKGAETLASMATVIAFGLTFSTMVTLLLVPAVYLAISGKRDKPKRAGAEPSAP from the coding sequence GTGCAGCTTGCGCATTTTTCCATCCGCCGACCTGTCACCATCACCATGCTGATGATCGCCCTCGTCGCCGTGGGCCTGTTTTCCCTTCTCCACCTGCCGGAGGAGCTGTATCCGAAGCTCAACCTGCCCGTGGCCGCCGTGGTCACCTCGTGGAACGGCGCCTCGCCCGAAGAAGTCGAAAAGCAGATCTCCCATCCGCTCGAGCAGGCGCTCGAGGGGCTGTCGGGCGTCAACCTCATCGAGTCGCAGTCGACGGCCGGCAGTTCCCTCGTCATCGTCGAGTTCAACTACGGCGTCAACCTGGACGAGGAGCTCAACCAGATGCGCAGCCTCGTCAACCGCGTCGAGCAGGCGCTCCCTTCCGACGCCTCGACGCCGCTCGTCCAGCAGTTTGACCCCAACAGCCTGCCCATCATGCGGATCGCCGTGTACGGGTCGAAGCGCGTGCCGCTGCAGACCGTCTCCGACGCCGCCGCGAACGTCGTCGAACCTGCCATCGAGCGCCTGAACGGCGTCGCAGGTGTGCAGGAGGCCGGCGGGCTCGTGCGGCAGATCACCGTCCTGGTCGATCCCGACAAGCTCAAGGCCTACCACCTGAACATCGAGCAGGTGGTCAACGCCATTGCCGCCAACAATCTGTCGGCAGACGCGGGGCAGGTGCACAAAGGGACGCTCTTCATCCCTCTGCACGTCAGCGGAGAAATTTCGTCCCCGTCCGATCTCGGCCAGCTTCAAATCCCGCTTCCGTTGCGCGGCGCGGTGAAACTGAGTCAGATCGCGCAAATTCAGGACGGCCACGCGCCCATCGATCTCGTGAGCACCGTGAACGGCGCCCCCGCCGTCACGCTCTCCATCTCGCAGGCTTCGGACGCCAACATCGTCCAGGTCTCGAACAGCGTCTGGCAGGCACTTCCGAGCCTCGAGCAACAGCTGCCCCCGGGCGTGCACGTGGAGGTGCTGACGGACGACGCACAGCCCGTGCGCGACACCATCCACACCGTCGTCAACCACACGGTGCTTGGATTCATCTTTGGCATTCTCGTCATACTCCTCATCCTGCGCAGCGTGCGCTCGACCATCGTCGTCGCCGTGGCCATTCCCATCGCCACCCTGTCGACCTTCGCGCTCATGGCCGCGGCCGGACTGTCCATCAACTCCATCACGCTCGGGTCGCTCGCGGTCGGCCTGGGTTCACTCGTCGACTTTTCCATCGTCGTGCTCGAATCCATCTTCCGCTCCAGGCAGCGCGGCCTCTCGCCCATGGAGGCGGCGGTCGTCGGCACGGAAGAGGTCGGCCTCGCGGTCTTCGTCGCTGCGTGCGCGCAGGTGTGCGTGTTCGCGCCCTCCATCTTCGTCCCGGGCATCGCCGGCCAGTTCTTCCGCCCCCTGTCGCTCACCGTTTCGTTCTCGCACGTGGCGGCCCTGTTCGTGGCGCTCACCTTTACGCCCATGCTCGCCTCCCGCCTCCTGACCGGCCGGCGGTTCGAGGCGCCGGATCGCATTCCCGGCCTTGACGCGCCCATGCGCTGGTACGCGCCGTTCGACTGGTCGGCCCGGTTCATGCACGGCTTGACGCGGGTGTATCGGCGCCTGCTCGCCTTCAGCCTGTCCCACCGCAAGATCATCTTCGCGATCACGACCCTCATGTTCGTCGCGAGCGTGGCGATGGTGCCGAAGATCGGGTTTGAGCTCGTGCCCAATGTCGGCGAGGACGAGATGACCGTGAGCATCGAGACGCCGCCCGGCACGTCTCTCGCCGCAACGGAGCAGGTGGCCCAGCGCGTCGAAGCGCTCGCCCGCGCGCACCTGCACGGGATCGACCAAATCGACGCGCAGGTGGGCGGCAACAGCTACTCGGCCCTGCCCGCCACGAATCAGGCCACGCTGACCGTGCGCTTTCAAGACACCATCTCCAGCCGGGAGGTGGAGGACATGACCGCCCAGTTCAACCAGCTGACGCAGTCGTTTTCCGGGGCGACGGTCACGGCCTCCGCCGCGTCCGCGAATGGGGCGAGTGGGCCGGCGTCGGATCAGATTTCGGTCCAAATCCAGGGTCCCGACGTCGCAGAACTCACGCGGCTTGCCAACCAGGTCGCAGACGCCATGCGCCGCGTCCACGGGCTCGAAGACATCCAAAACGGCGCCACGACGGCGATGCCCAACGTCACCCTCAAGCTCGATCCGGCCCTGCTCGCCCAGTACGGACTCACGGCCCAGGCGGTCGAGAGCGTCTTGAAGGCCGACGTCGGCGGGCAAATCGCTTCGACGTACGACGTGAACGGCAACACGTACAACATCGTCGTCGAATTGCCGCCGAGCTACGCGCAAAACCTCGCCCACCTGCAGGATCTCACGGTGGAAAACCAGCAGGGCGTCATGGTTCCGGTCACGAAACTGGGCAGCGTCTCCGACGGGTTTGAGCCGCCGAGCATCACGCACATCAACGGCTTGCGGACCGTGGAGGTCAGCGCGACGCCGTACGGCATCACCGAGGGCCGGGCGCAGCTGGCGTTGTCCAAGGAGCTGAAGTCGATTCAGGTGCCACACGGATACAGCGTGGGATTCGGGCAAGGGGGCGCATTTTTGCGGCAGACCATGTTCGACATGCTGTGGGCTTTCGCGTTCTCGGTCGCGCTCTTGTACATGCTCATGGCGAGCTTGTTCGAGTCGCTCGTCACGCCGTTCGTCATCATGTTCTCGCTGCCGCCCACGTTTATCGGCGCGGCGCTCGGGCTCGTGCTCACCCATCGCTCGCTGAACGTCGATTCCGCCATCGGCGTCATCATGGTGATGGGCCTCGTCGCCAACAACGCGATTGTCCTCGTCGACTACGCGAATCGGCTGCGAAGAGGTGGCTCGAATTTGCGCGACGCCCTGATGGAGGCCGGTCCCGTCCGCCTGCGCCCCATCCTCATGAGCACCGCCACCACCGTCCTGGCGATGTTGCCCCTCGTCATCGGCTACGGCAAGGGCGCCGAGACGCTCGCCTCCATGGCGACGGTCATCGCCTTTGGCCTGACCTTCTCCACCATGGTCACGCTCTTGCTCGTGCCCGCGGTGTACCTCGCCATCAGCGGCAAGCGCGACAAACCAAAGCGGGCTGGCGCGGAGCCATCGGCTCCGTGA
- a CDS encoding ABC transporter permease subunit, which translates to MMFMRVVQNEWMKLVRRRRLTAVIVLALCLVGMFGLGELHEKQVYSRVAVQETPVSPNWRAQAEQILAASQERLKQLDQAQSASAPSATQADTRASLQQQVQEARYRLSRDVAPLAPNRVNAWSETIDFLGPVSRIFLPLLVIVLVGDIVAGEMTQGTIKLLLVRPVRRRTLLWGKWAIAAASSAALSFLVCFAFLATALAIDGAQGGWQPTWLNVHVKFYSAPGSLQPIPVSSYDHAAVWPMWQAFLLQSALVAAAMVAVASIAFTCSVLLPSAMVSTSAAMGTIIIGYMVAAMARGQSWVKALFTTHLSLYGNLAGGTAYSIGSPVTLQEGLWVLLLWTVVPLAVAFARFGRQDVLNA; encoded by the coding sequence ATGATGTTCATGCGCGTCGTCCAAAACGAGTGGATGAAGCTCGTCCGCCGCAGGCGGCTCACCGCCGTGATCGTGCTCGCGCTTTGTTTGGTGGGCATGTTTGGCCTGGGTGAGTTGCACGAAAAGCAGGTCTACAGCCGCGTCGCCGTGCAGGAAACGCCGGTGAGTCCCAACTGGCGCGCGCAGGCCGAGCAAATCCTCGCCGCATCGCAAGAACGGCTGAAGCAACTCGACCAGGCCCAAAGCGCCTCGGCGCCAAGCGCCACCCAAGCCGACACGCGCGCCTCGCTCCAACAGCAGGTCCAGGAGGCGCGATACCGCCTGAGCCGGGATGTCGCACCGCTCGCCCCGAATCGTGTCAACGCGTGGTCAGAAACGATTGACTTCCTTGGCCCGGTCAGCCGCATTTTTCTCCCGCTTCTCGTCATCGTGCTGGTCGGCGATATCGTGGCGGGCGAAATGACGCAGGGCACCATCAAGTTGCTTCTGGTGCGGCCCGTGAGAAGGCGCACGCTCTTGTGGGGAAAGTGGGCTATCGCCGCCGCGTCCTCGGCCGCGCTGTCGTTTCTCGTCTGCTTCGCGTTCCTCGCCACAGCGCTGGCCATCGACGGAGCGCAGGGCGGCTGGCAGCCCACATGGCTCAACGTGCACGTGAAGTTTTACAGCGCGCCGGGATCGCTGCAGCCCATTCCCGTCTCCAGCTACGATCACGCCGCCGTCTGGCCTATGTGGCAGGCATTCTTGCTGCAAAGCGCGCTCGTGGCCGCCGCCATGGTGGCTGTGGCCTCCATCGCGTTCACCTGCTCCGTCCTCCTGCCCTCCGCCATGGTCAGCACGTCCGCGGCCATGGGCACCATTATCATCGGCTACATGGTGGCCGCGATGGCGCGCGGGCAAAGCTGGGTCAAGGCCCTGTTCACGACGCACCTCAGCTTGTATGGAAATCTCGCCGGGGGCACCGCCTACAGCATCGGATCTCCCGTGACACTGCAGGAGGGGCTGTGGGTGCTCCTTCTTTGGACGGTGGTGCCGCTCGCGGTCGCCTTCGCCCGGTTTGGCCGCCAGGACGTGCTGAACGCCTGA
- a CDS encoding ABC transporter ATP-binding protein, with translation MNVLQLFDVSKRIGSREIVHQLNMTVRAGEVYGFLGPNGAGKTTTIRMIVGLIRPTRGAIHVLGHDVEREPVAAKRYLGAIVENPEMYGYLTGRQNLLHFARLAGLDGPSARARVEYVAERVGLKARLDDKVKRYSLGMRQRLGVAQALLGDPKLLVLDEPTNGLDPAGIREFRELVRSLAAEGMAVFVSSHLLSEVEQMCDRVAVLQNGSVIAEAKVDELRSQSGSVRLRVSRPNEAVLWLQAHGYDVDASGDGLTLAHLDDAQVARTLRHLMDAGFEIYEAARTGGLEQSFLALTGAGSGGDQA, from the coding sequence TTGAACGTATTGCAGTTGTTTGATGTGAGCAAGCGCATCGGTTCGCGCGAGATCGTGCATCAGCTCAACATGACCGTCCGGGCAGGGGAGGTCTACGGGTTTCTCGGGCCGAACGGCGCGGGCAAGACCACGACCATCCGCATGATCGTCGGCCTCATCCGGCCCACCCGCGGCGCCATTCACGTCCTGGGCCATGACGTCGAGCGGGAGCCTGTGGCCGCCAAGCGATACCTCGGCGCCATCGTCGAAAATCCCGAGATGTATGGATACCTGACGGGCCGGCAGAACTTGTTGCACTTCGCGCGGCTCGCTGGTCTCGATGGCCCCTCGGCGCGCGCTCGGGTGGAGTACGTCGCCGAGCGCGTCGGCCTCAAGGCCCGCCTCGACGACAAGGTCAAGCGATACTCCCTCGGCATGCGCCAGCGCCTAGGCGTCGCGCAGGCCCTCCTCGGCGATCCCAAGCTGCTTGTGCTCGACGAACCCACGAACGGGCTCGATCCGGCTGGAATCCGCGAGTTCCGCGAACTCGTCCGGTCGCTGGCGGCGGAGGGCATGGCCGTGTTTGTGTCCAGCCACCTGCTGTCCGAAGTGGAGCAGATGTGCGATCGCGTCGCCGTGCTGCAGAACGGCAGCGTCATCGCGGAGGCAAAGGTTGACGAGCTGCGATCCCAAAGCGGCAGCGTTCGGCTGCGCGTGTCGCGGCCGAATGAAGCGGTGCTCTGGCTGCAGGCGCATGGTTACGACGTCGACGCATCGGGCGACGGCCTGACCCTGGCTCATCTCGACGACGCGCAGGTGGCCCGCACCCTCCGCCACCTCATGGACGCAGGATTCGAAATTTACGAGGCCGCGCGCACCGGCGGCTTGGAGCAATCGTTTCTCGCCCTCACAGGCGCAGGATCGGGAGGGGATCAAGCATGA
- a CDS encoding ABC transporter ATP-binding protein: MSNVLAVRNVSKQMGGRHALSSVSFSVHHGSIHALLGANGSGKTTMLRVLAGLYRPDAGEIDWMGQCVLPWADPAWRTELALVDPLISPPGRLTLEEWGALGARMYANWDEHRFITLITNLELPRKERIRRLSLGMLTQAKLAFALAVRPRLLLLDEPTTGLDPVVRRQMWQWLLAEIADAGTTAVLATHDIDDMEQLADSATVFFKGRAVWSGELEEAKAQFAKVVVRATGIRALASLAPAVAWQTSGHGEWSAMVERDALPALTAQLREAGVNQMMVQERLPLDEWFRWLMRREGYVRDSDKIS, encoded by the coding sequence ATGAGCAACGTGCTCGCGGTTAGAAACGTATCCAAGCAAATGGGCGGCCGCCACGCGCTCTCCTCCGTCTCATTCTCGGTCCATCACGGCAGCATCCACGCTTTGCTCGGGGCCAACGGGTCGGGCAAGACGACGATGTTGCGCGTGCTCGCCGGACTGTATCGACCGGACGCGGGCGAGATCGACTGGATGGGGCAATGCGTCTTGCCGTGGGCCGATCCGGCGTGGCGAACCGAGTTGGCGCTGGTCGACCCGCTGATCTCGCCGCCGGGCCGGCTCACCCTGGAAGAATGGGGCGCTCTCGGCGCGCGCATGTACGCGAACTGGGACGAGCATCGATTCATCACACTCATCACGAACCTTGAGCTGCCCAGGAAGGAGCGCATTCGCCGCCTATCGCTCGGCATGCTCACGCAGGCGAAGCTGGCGTTCGCCCTTGCGGTGCGGCCGCGCTTGCTCCTGCTCGACGAGCCCACGACGGGTTTGGATCCCGTGGTGCGGCGGCAGATGTGGCAGTGGCTGCTCGCCGAGATCGCAGACGCGGGCACGACGGCTGTGCTCGCAACCCACGACATCGACGACATGGAGCAGCTGGCGGATAGCGCGACGGTCTTCTTCAAGGGACGCGCGGTGTGGTCGGGCGAACTCGAGGAAGCCAAAGCGCAGTTCGCAAAAGTCGTCGTTCGGGCAACCGGGATTCGGGCCCTGGCGTCCCTGGCCCCCGCGGTCGCGTGGCAGACCTCCGGCCACGGCGAATGGAGCGCCATGGTGGAACGGGACGCGCTTCCTGCCCTGACCGCACAGCTGCGCGAAGCAGGTGTGAACCAAATGATGGTGCAGGAACGCCTGCCGCTCGACGAGTGGTTTCGCTGGCTCATGCGAAGGGAGGGATACGTGCGTGACAGCGACAAAATCTCGTAA
- a CDS encoding GntR family transcriptional regulator has translation MWLQVDPRAPTPVYQQIVDGVKAAVAAGWLAPGDRLPSVRDLAVALAVNHNTVAKAYQELERSRVIEVIRGRGTFVTRPSRTPPDAAERMEKLRDALRLAWIEAYHLGLTDAEFERMFHQAGEAARGRADMEGV, from the coding sequence ATGTGGCTTCAGGTGGATCCGCGAGCGCCCACGCCCGTCTACCAGCAGATTGTGGACGGGGTCAAAGCGGCGGTGGCCGCCGGTTGGCTCGCGCCAGGGGATCGCCTGCCCTCCGTGCGTGACCTCGCCGTGGCGCTCGCCGTCAACCACAACACCGTGGCAAAGGCGTATCAGGAACTCGAGCGAAGCCGCGTCATCGAGGTCATCCGCGGAAGAGGCACGTTCGTGACGAGGCCAAGCCGTACCCCTCCGGACGCTGCCGAGCGAATGGAGAAGCTGCGCGACGCACTTAGGCTGGCGTGGATCGAGGCGTACCACCTTGGGCTGACGGATGCCGAGTTCGAGCGCATGTTTCACCAGGCGGGCGAAGCGGCGCGAGGTCGTGCGGACATGGAAGGGGTGTAG
- the rnz gene encoding ribonuclease Z — protein sequence MELYFLGTGAGAPSRRRNVSAIALRLTRNDSTVWLFDCGEGTQHRMFDAPFGPNRVDCIFITHLHGDHIFGLPGLISTRSFPEHVDPLHLYGPPGIRAFVQAAITASQTHLNYDIHYHEWPSPNPEPVREGLYTIRAMLLDHAVPSYGYRIEEAPFPGRLHADRLQSDGIPPGPLWAELKSGKDVTLPGGKTLSAADYVDPPESGRVIAILGDTRPCPAAVELSRGADCLVHEATFLSEHAHLATAFFHSTARQAAEIAREAGVKTLILTHISARYERAEEEEILEEARAVFPNTLLAHDGMVYPVARRRTL from the coding sequence ATGGAGCTGTATTTTCTCGGCACGGGCGCCGGGGCCCCCTCCCGGCGCCGCAACGTCTCCGCCATCGCCCTTCGGCTGACCCGCAACGACAGCACCGTCTGGCTGTTTGACTGCGGCGAGGGGACGCAACACCGGATGTTCGACGCGCCGTTTGGCCCCAATCGCGTCGATTGCATTTTCATCACCCATCTCCACGGCGATCACATCTTCGGCCTGCCCGGCCTCATCAGCACGAGATCGTTTCCAGAACACGTCGATCCGCTCCACCTGTACGGGCCGCCCGGCATCCGGGCGTTTGTGCAGGCCGCCATCACCGCGAGTCAAACCCATTTGAACTACGACATCCATTACCACGAATGGCCGTCGCCGAATCCCGAACCGGTGCGCGAAGGCCTGTACACCATTCGCGCCATGCTTCTCGATCACGCCGTACCGTCCTACGGCTACCGCATCGAGGAGGCGCCCTTCCCGGGCCGCCTGCACGCCGACCGCCTGCAAAGCGACGGCATACCGCCGGGCCCGCTCTGGGCCGAGCTCAAGTCGGGCAAAGACGTCACGCTCCCTGGCGGGAAAACGCTCTCTGCCGCGGACTACGTCGATCCGCCCGAGTCAGGGCGGGTGATTGCCATCCTGGGCGACACGAGGCCTTGCCCAGCCGCCGTGGAGCTTTCCCGCGGGGCGGACTGCTTGGTCCATGAAGCGACTTTTCTCAGCGAACACGCCCATCTCGCGACAGCCTTCTTCCACAGCACGGCGCGCCAAGCTGCCGAAATTGCGCGGGAGGCCGGCGTGAAGACGCTCATCCTGACCCATATCAGCGCGCGCTATGAACGGGCCGAGGAAGAGGAAATCCTCGAGGAGGCGCGGGCGGTCTTCCCGAACACGCTGCTCGCGCACGATGGCATGGTCTACCCCGTCGCGCGCAGGCGAACGCTCTGA